The Chloroflexota bacterium genome has a window encoding:
- the aroE gene encoding shikimate dehydrogenase: MTPERTVYKVGVTGYPLSHTLSPAFQQPAFDHYGIPATYRTYPVTAAELPSLIAAIRSAEWLGLNVTIPHKEAVAALVDRCTPTAENIGAVNTLFKDGGSLLGDNTDAHGFLTALRTDGATDPAGAKVLVLGAGGAGRAVLVALAQGGAAQITLANRHRERAEGLLRALKESLSAQDCNVVDWAGTALHQAAAAADIIVNSTAVGMSKGPAPELSPLPSHVFQGNQFVFDLVYTPSRTPLLRHAQEGGARTLDGLPMLVYQGAAAFERWTAKPAPLKLMKAKALAALGT, translated from the coding sequence ATGACACCGGAGCGGACGGTCTACAAAGTTGGCGTCACCGGCTATCCCCTTTCACATACGCTCTCCCCTGCCTTTCAACAGCCGGCGTTCGACCACTACGGTATACCGGCTACGTACCGCACGTACCCTGTGACAGCGGCAGAATTGCCGTCATTGATCGCCGCGATTCGCAGCGCGGAGTGGCTGGGGCTCAACGTGACCATTCCGCATAAAGAAGCCGTCGCTGCCCTGGTTGACCGCTGCACTCCTACTGCTGAAAACATAGGCGCCGTCAATACGCTCTTCAAAGACGGCGGGAGCCTCCTCGGCGACAACACCGATGCCCACGGCTTCTTGACTGCGTTGCGGACGGACGGTGCTACCGACCCCGCAGGCGCAAAGGTGCTCGTGTTGGGCGCAGGCGGAGCGGGACGCGCCGTGCTCGTGGCGCTTGCGCAGGGCGGCGCTGCGCAAATCACACTTGCCAACCGGCACCGCGAGCGTGCCGAAGGTCTCTTGAGGGCCCTCAAAGAATCGCTGAGCGCCCAGGACTGCAATGTGGTGGACTGGGCCGGCACAGCGCTGCACCAAGCTGCGGCAGCGGCAGACATCATCGTAAACTCTACCGCCGTGGGCATGTCCAAAGGGCCCGCGCCGGAGCTATCACCCCTGCCCTCGCACGTATTCCAAGGAAACCAGTTCGTATTCGATCTCGTCTACACTCCCAGCCGCACGCCCCTGCTCCGCCATGCGCAAGAGGGAGGGGCGCGCACCCTGGACGGCCTCCCAATGCTCGTCTATCAAGGCGCCGCGGCCTTCGAACGCTGGACAGCAAAGCCCGCGCCCCTTAAACTGATGAAGGCCAAGGCACTGGCCGCGCTTGGTACATAA